The genomic window TTTAGAAGTTGCCACAGTAGGTAATTGATGATCATAACCAGGCAAAACAGTTTTCCCGCCCAAGCTCCACATGTGAGATATCTACATCATTACAGAGGCACCACATGAATGAATTTATTACAATTttggtgtgagtacaaaaatgtgaTGATATTGTCAATTGTTTGACCAAGAACCAAACATTATCTGGCACACACAAAGTATAACTAGATTTGGCACGGGAACAGCACATAACGATAAGATAAATTTTGCTGTAGTCAATGATCAAATGGAAAAATCTGACATATATTGTTTCACTTACAAAATctattgaagaaacaaataGTATTTAACAGTTTGTGTTTCACAGTATACTCACCGGGGAAGGCGATCTAGCATATTAGTTGTTGAGGACTGCATTGCACGATCATAAACAATCTCTGTTCTTTTGGCCACATCATCCCAACTATACAGTTTTTTGATCTAGGATGCACATTAAAAGTAATCGAATCAAAACCAAAGAACTTGCATACTGATCTTGGACTAAAAAAAGAAGCTAAATGCCAAATGCCCACTAGTGCCAGGATCCAATGCTTAGTTCACACAATGTGTAGAGTTGGAGACTCACCCGAAGATGCATAACTTGGGGATCTATGCTAGGTAGCATGTCGATAGCTTTCTTGACAGCTCTTACCATATCTTCTGGAGCTGGTGCTGCGAGTACTATCATGTCATCTGGAAGAACCTGAAAGTAAAGAATTGTTTGAAGGAAACTCTGAAATTGTCAACGGTTGAGGTTTTCTGTAAAAGAGAAACTTAAGATTATAAAGCACATACCTCTGGGACACCTCCAACTCTAGTGCTTACAGTCAACAGTCCACAGCTCGCTGCTTCTAAAATGGCTATGCAAAATGCCTCTGTAAGTGAACTAAAAATAACAAAGGCTAAGTTTCAGTGTTACTGTGTTTTATCCATATACAGGTTGCACCCTTCACATCTGTCACATGTGAAGTTAACTTGTCTATCATCTAGTTTCTGTATAACATTACATTCTCATTAACAAGAGGTCAGAAGATGCAGGATAAGACAAAGAAAACTTCGTACTTCTATTTACCCCTGATCCATCTAACATATATTTAGAGATTCAGAAGAAAATTTCCCATAATGTATGTGAACAAAGCTGTACATTAAATCCTATTTTGAATTTGTGTTCCCAGACCACATATTCACAAGAACACTTCAATAATCTGACATAAGAATATCAAGATTCTACTCCAAGTGCAGAAAAGATATCCCAAATTCATAGTGGCTCAAGACCTGTGtccaacaagaaaaagaggGGCAAAGGAACTGTAGAAAGTAGAAACCAGATTTTAACAGGAAATGATGTAAGTTTACAAAAATTACCTGTTCAAAAATATATGACCAGAGATCAGAACTGATCGCACTTGGTCATGAGGCACGGCTCCTAACATTTCAACTTTATCCTGAAGGGAGAACTTCTCCCTCATCTCTTCAAGTCGCACACGTTTTGGACCATCACCTCCAACAATAAAGCGTACCTGAAAAGTCCATAGAGTCGTTGATTGACAAAATACAGCCACCTCACTAAATCCAAAACATTGTATACATCAAGAAAGTAATGATGCAAGATGACAACAGCAATGAAGCTGTAATGTCATACACTTTGTTTTATGGCGCAAGAATTAAAAATATCATTGTGATCAAGACAGTCTATGTTTTTATGCTGCGTAACAAAGGCTTCTCCCTTGGTCTACAAATACACAATTTACATTTGTTATTTTGACGCAAAGAGTAGCGTAGCTCCAACTAACCTTGGGAAATAGACAACACACTTCTGGAATGACTTCCACAAGAAGGTCTGCACCTTTTCGATATACTAATCTACTGATCacaacaataactatttcatcaCAGCTTATACGCTTGGGAGAGGGAGTAAACATTGCAGTATCAACTGCATTAGGAACCATGAAAACCTTCTCCGGAGATATCCCAGACCTCAGGACAGTGTTCTCTTTGCTTGTATGAGAGACACATATTGCCTGATTAATATCAGAAAGAGTAAACTGCAGCACCTTATTCATGTGAATGCTTCCAGCATCAGCAAAACCATAAAGTGAGTGATCTGTGAAGACAACTTTGTACCCCATCGTCCTAGCATGC from Phragmites australis chromosome 14, lpPhrAust1.1, whole genome shotgun sequence includes these protein-coding regions:
- the LOC133890767 gene encoding phosphatidylinositol N-acetylglucosaminyltransferase subunit A isoform X2, with protein sequence MDGQRRKHRILMVSDFFFPNFGGIESHIYYLSQCLLKLGHKVVVMTHAYGNRSGVRYVTNGLKVYYVPWRPFLMQNTLPTLFLTFPIVRTIIIREKISIVHGHQAFSTLCHEALMHARTMGYKVVFTDHSLYGFADAGSIHMNKVLQFTLSDINQAICVSHTSKENTVLRSGISPEKVFMVPNAVDTAMFTPSPKRISCDEIVIVVISRLVYRKGADLLVEVIPEVCCLFPKVRFIVGGDGPKRVRLEEMREKFSLQDKVEMLGAVPHDQVRSVLISGHIFLNSSLTEAFCIAILEAASCGLLTVSTRVGGVPEVLPDDMIVLAAPAPEDMVRAVKKAIDMLPSIDPQVMHLRIKKLYSWDDVAKRTEIVYDRAMQSSTTNMLDRLPRYLTCGAWAGKLFCLVMIINYLLWQLLKFLQPAEGIEEVPDIGPLHAHLDSRDDLCEAQEK
- the LOC133890767 gene encoding phosphatidylinositol N-acetylglucosaminyltransferase subunit A isoform X1 yields the protein MPPKISNTMDGQRRKHRILMVSDFFFPNFGGIESHIYYLSQCLLKLGHKVVVMTHAYGNRSGVRYVTNGLKVYYVPWRPFLMQNTLPTLFLTFPIVRTIIIREKISIVHGHQAFSTLCHEALMHARTMGYKVVFTDHSLYGFADAGSIHMNKVLQFTLSDINQAICVSHTSKENTVLRSGISPEKVFMVPNAVDTAMFTPSPKRISCDEIVIVVISRLVYRKGADLLVEVIPEVCCLFPKVRFIVGGDGPKRVRLEEMREKFSLQDKVEMLGAVPHDQVRSVLISGHIFLNSSLTEAFCIAILEAASCGLLTVSTRVGGVPEVLPDDMIVLAAPAPEDMVRAVKKAIDMLPSIDPQVMHLRIKKLYSWDDVAKRTEIVYDRAMQSSTTNMLDRLPRYLTCGAWAGKLFCLVMIINYLLWQLLKFLQPAEGIEEVPDIGPLHAHLDSRDDLCEAQEK